The proteins below come from a single Mucilaginibacter mali genomic window:
- a CDS encoding SAM-dependent methyltransferase, translating into MDIIVTPVAYVKNSRTEPVDDNWEPITAEIVLADHIPTEALESISDFSHLEIIYHFDQVTGDDIVFAGRPRGNPKYPYTGIFGQRKKDRPNTIGLCTVELLEHKDRTLIVKYLDAIDGTPVLDIKPVFKEFQPKGQIKQPAWVADLMRNYW; encoded by the coding sequence ATGGATATCATTGTTACCCCTGTAGCCTACGTAAAAAACTCCCGCACCGAGCCTGTGGACGATAACTGGGAACCCATCACTGCCGAGATCGTCCTGGCCGACCATATCCCTACCGAGGCGCTGGAAAGTATATCCGATTTTTCGCACCTGGAAATTATCTATCATTTCGACCAGGTTACCGGCGATGATATTGTTTTTGCCGGCCGGCCACGTGGTAACCCTAAATATCCTTATACCGGCATTTTCGGGCAGCGGAAAAAGGACAGGCCAAATACTATTGGACTTTGCACTGTTGAGCTTTTGGAACATAAAGATCGCACGCTGATAGTAAAATATCTTGATGCGATAGACGGCACCCCCGTGCTGGATATCAAACCGGTATTTAAAGAGTTTCAGCCCAAAGGCCAAATTAAGCAACCCGCCTGGGTTGCCGACCTGATGCGCAATTACTGGTAG
- the dnaG gene encoding DNA primase — MITRATVDRIMEATDIVEVIGEFVQLKKRGANYIGLSPFANERTPSFTVSPAKGIFKDFSSGKGGSAVTFLMELEKFSYPEALKWLAKKYGIEVEETETKPEDKEEENHRESLMIVSAYAGKFFQDSLWDTDEGQSIGLSYFRERGFTNETIRKFELGYSPDQWEAFSAQAIKDGYQEQYMVESGLSVKRDNGSLYDRYRGRVMFPIHSMTGRLIAFGGRTLKTDKNVPKYVNSPESEIYHKSNVLYGLNLAKKAIRDEDNCYLVEGYADVISVFQAGIENVVASSGTSLTVEQIRLIGRLTKNITILYDGDAAGIKASLRGLDLILEEGLNVKVVLFPDGHDPDTYVRLLGSSAFKKYIDDNRKDFILYKTSILLKEAGKDPILKAGVIREVVESIAKIPDSIKASIFIKECSSLMQIDERALLTELNKMRQAKHKKDSQHQPELTPFDDAPIATEPEQKPAEADGEPQEKEIIRLLLLYGNRMIDWDGITNTYIGPFMIAELNDVEFDQPVCKKFVDVYREEVDNGRLPDEQYFIHYPDKDVVDITVSMLATRYSLSENWLDMHKIFTPSEEDNLRGAVLGGIFHLKKQKVGKILNKLLTDLQTCEDPTNQEILMSQYAFMKKVEKKITDFFGTVISK; from the coding sequence ATGATTACCAGAGCCACCGTAGACCGCATAATGGAAGCCACAGATATTGTGGAGGTTATAGGCGAATTTGTGCAGTTAAAAAAGCGCGGGGCTAATTATATCGGCCTGTCGCCTTTCGCTAACGAGCGTACGCCATCGTTTACGGTATCGCCGGCCAAGGGTATTTTTAAGGATTTTTCGTCGGGCAAAGGTGGCTCGGCCGTTACCTTCCTAATGGAGCTGGAAAAGTTCAGCTACCCCGAAGCGCTGAAGTGGCTGGCTAAAAAATACGGGATAGAAGTAGAGGAAACCGAAACCAAACCCGAAGATAAGGAAGAAGAGAACCACCGCGAAAGTCTGATGATCGTATCGGCCTATGCCGGTAAGTTTTTCCAGGATAGCTTGTGGGATACCGACGAGGGGCAAAGCATTGGCCTGAGCTACTTCCGTGAGCGCGGTTTCACTAACGAGACCATTCGCAAATTTGAGTTAGGCTACTCGCCCGATCAATGGGAAGCTTTCTCAGCCCAGGCCATTAAAGACGGCTATCAGGAACAGTACATGGTAGAGAGCGGCCTGTCTGTAAAACGTGATAACGGCAGCCTGTACGACCGTTACCGCGGCCGGGTGATGTTCCCCATCCACAGCATGACGGGCCGGCTGATCGCCTTCGGTGGCCGTACCCTGAAAACGGATAAGAACGTACCCAAATATGTGAACTCGCCCGAGAGCGAGATCTACCATAAATCTAACGTACTGTACGGCCTTAACCTGGCCAAAAAAGCCATTCGCGACGAGGATAACTGCTACCTGGTAGAGGGCTATGCCGACGTGATATCGGTATTCCAGGCCGGGATTGAGAATGTGGTGGCATCATCAGGCACATCGTTGACGGTAGAGCAGATCAGGCTGATCGGTCGCCTCACCAAGAACATCACCATTTTGTACGATGGCGACGCGGCGGGCATCAAAGCATCGCTGCGCGGGTTGGACCTGATACTGGAAGAAGGCCTGAACGTAAAGGTGGTATTATTCCCTGATGGGCACGACCCCGATACTTATGTACGCCTGCTGGGCAGTAGCGCTTTTAAAAAATATATTGATGATAACCGCAAGGATTTCATCCTGTATAAAACCAGCATCCTGCTGAAAGAGGCCGGAAAGGACCCGATACTAAAGGCCGGTGTTATCCGCGAGGTGGTGGAAAGTATCGCTAAGATCCCCGATTCCATCAAGGCATCCATCTTTATTAAAGAGTGTAGCAGCCTGATGCAGATAGACGAGCGCGCCCTGCTGACCGAACTGAACAAAATGCGGCAGGCGAAGCATAAAAAAGATAGCCAGCATCAGCCTGAACTAACGCCTTTTGATGATGCGCCCATTGCAACCGAGCCCGAGCAGAAACCGGCTGAAGCCGATGGCGAGCCGCAGGAAAAGGAGATCATCCGTCTGTTGTTGCTTTACGGCAACCGCATGATTGATTGGGACGGCATTACCAATACCTATATCGGCCCATTTATGATTGCCGAGCTGAATGATGTAGAGTTCGATCAGCCGGTGTGCAAAAAATTTGTAGATGTTTATCGCGAGGAGGTAGATAACGGCCGGCTGCCCGATGAGCAGTATTTTATCCATTATCCCGATAAAGACGTGGTTGATATCACCGTCAGCATGCTGGCTACCCGCTATAGCCTGAGCGAAAACTGGCTGGATATGCACAAGATCTTCACCCCGAGCGAAGAGGATAACCTGCGCGGCGCGGTGTTGGGCGGTATTTTCCACCTGAAGAAGCAAAAGGTGGGCAAAATATTGAACAAATTGCTGACCGACCTGCAAACCTGCGAAGACCCGACCAATCAGGAGATACTGATGAGCCAGTACGCGTTCATGAAAAAAGTAGAGAAGAAGATCACCGATTTCTTCGGCACCGTCATTTCCAAATAA
- a CDS encoding type II toxin-antitoxin system HigB family toxin → MRVITRGTLREFWEEHADCEQQLKAWYQEASKATWKNSNEIKEEYPSASILQDNRVVFNIKGNNYRLIVRINYVYQMIWIRFIGTHAEYDKIDANKI, encoded by the coding sequence ATGAGAGTTATAACAAGAGGCACTTTGCGTGAGTTTTGGGAAGAACATGCGGATTGCGAGCAACAATTAAAAGCATGGTATCAGGAAGCAAGTAAAGCCACGTGGAAAAACTCAAATGAAATTAAAGAGGAATATCCAAGCGCGAGTATATTACAAGATAATCGGGTTGTTTTTAATATCAAAGGGAACAATTACCGGTTAATTGTTCGTATCAATTATGTTTATCAAATGATATGGATAAGATTTATCGGTACGCACGCTGAATATGATAAAATAGACGCGAATAAAATATAA
- a CDS encoding SusC/RagA family TonB-linked outer membrane protein, protein MKKQITLLITVLLTACMYSFAQINVKGTVKDSKNQPIPGATVKVKETGKAAASDINGNYTISAAANNTLVFSSVGYTSIEERVGNRTTINAVLADDSKQLSDVVVIGYGTRAQKDVTGAITSVKAEKLEVENPASIADLIKGNVAGITVALNVSPKGGGTGDLQIRGKATLTASSSPLIVLDGVVYQGQMADINPNDIERVDVLRDASALAVYGSASAAGVVAITTKKGKLGAPQINLNMNVGFEQLEKNQKFYGPEGFLAWRADGARASNVNNPYYYYSNPNALPDGVTLAQFMGTSTGDPTTVWLQRLGLQNNEIANYNAGKTTDWAKLVFRTGLRQDYTASLSGRNDNTSYYLSGNYTKNQNLIQGGEYKNYRARVNLEGKAAKFLTVGMSTQFASRDEGGNQADWTQIINSSPYGDFYLADGVTLRRIDTDDSGLNQRNPFLATYYNQTVAIQNTLFANLYAKLRLPLGIQYQLNFAPDIESYRNFNFIPVANPNELAGGEASRSMENRYKYILDNLLTWNKTFGGIHNIDITALLEKEKYQTWYTNTSNSGLTPSDVLGYHSIGAGILPVESSDDRVYNADAIMGRLNYTLMGRYMLTASVRRDGFSPFGLQFPRSTYPTGAVAWVLSDEKFMKTKTFDWLNYAKLRVSYGVNGNRLATGTADPSLALALISTAKYPTVSSSGTVTNNVSLYASSLQNPNLKWERTTGINLGLDWSILHDRINGSFDVYNRKTTDLIVNRTLLTIQGFGAGAGSLTNIGEVNNKGFEVSVNTKNINSRNFNWTSSATFFVNRNKIVHLYGPATTTDASGNTVTKENDDTGNGWFIGHDISSVWDYRILGVWQANETAEMAKYVGAGLRPGDFKLQDVDGDYKFTDADKQFLGSRTPQFNWSLRNDFNFLKNFDFSFLLVSAMGQLSTFNEAKNNPGSVGFARQSSYILPYWTADNPINDYARLNSGSSGTTINVFRKSSFVRVNTVSLAYTLDKKLVQRLGMQSARVFVNSNNAYVLTGWEFWDPQNSGPTPRIVTAGINVTF, encoded by the coding sequence ATGAAAAAACAAATTACTCTCCTTATTACTGTTTTACTCACTGCCTGCATGTACTCCTTTGCGCAAATAAACGTGAAGGGTACCGTGAAGGACAGTAAAAACCAGCCCATCCCCGGGGCAACCGTAAAGGTTAAGGAAACGGGTAAAGCAGCCGCCAGCGATATTAATGGTAACTATACCATATCGGCAGCAGCAAATAACACCCTGGTGTTTTCAAGCGTAGGTTATACCAGTATCGAAGAACGGGTAGGCAACCGCACCACCATCAACGCGGTACTGGCTGATGACAGTAAGCAATTATCGGATGTGGTGGTTATTGGCTATGGTACCCGCGCGCAAAAAGATGTTACCGGCGCCATTACCAGCGTAAAGGCCGAAAAGCTGGAGGTGGAAAACCCCGCCAGCATTGCCGACCTGATCAAAGGTAACGTAGCCGGTATCACCGTAGCGCTGAACGTATCGCCAAAAGGTGGCGGCACCGGCGATTTGCAGATACGCGGTAAAGCTACCTTAACAGCCAGTTCATCGCCATTGATCGTATTAGATGGTGTGGTTTACCAGGGACAAATGGCCGACATTAACCCTAACGATATTGAACGTGTAGACGTACTGCGCGACGCGAGTGCGCTGGCTGTATACGGTTCGGCTTCGGCTGCGGGTGTGGTGGCCATCACTACCAAAAAAGGTAAGCTGGGCGCGCCGCAAATTAACCTGAACATGAACGTGGGTTTTGAGCAATTAGAAAAGAACCAGAAGTTTTATGGACCGGAAGGCTTTTTGGCCTGGCGGGCCGATGGTGCACGCGCATCAAACGTTAACAACCCTTATTACTATTATAGCAACCCTAACGCCCTGCCCGATGGTGTTACCCTGGCGCAATTCATGGGTACATCAACCGGCGACCCTACTACTGTTTGGTTACAGCGTTTAGGCTTGCAAAATAACGAGATAGCTAACTACAATGCCGGTAAAACCACCGACTGGGCAAAACTGGTTTTCCGTACCGGTTTACGCCAGGATTATACCGCCAGCTTATCAGGTCGTAACGATAATACCAGCTACTATCTGTCGGGCAATTATACCAAAAACCAAAACCTGATACAGGGTGGCGAATATAAAAACTATCGCGCCCGTGTTAACCTGGAAGGTAAAGCCGCAAAATTCCTGACCGTGGGCATGAGCACGCAGTTTGCCAGCAGGGATGAAGGTGGTAACCAGGCCGACTGGACCCAGATCATCAACTCATCGCCTTATGGTGATTTTTACCTGGCCGATGGCGTTACACTGCGCCGTATTGATACCGATGACAGCGGTTTGAACCAGCGTAACCCTTTCCTGGCTACCTATTATAACCAAACCGTAGCCATACAAAATACTTTGTTTGCCAACCTTTATGCTAAATTAAGGTTGCCTCTCGGGATCCAGTACCAATTGAACTTCGCACCCGATATCGAATCGTACCGTAACTTTAACTTTATCCCTGTTGCCAACCCTAATGAGTTAGCCGGTGGTGAAGCTTCGCGCAGTATGGAAAACAGGTATAAGTACATTCTGGATAACTTATTAACCTGGAACAAAACCTTTGGCGGTATACACAATATTGATATAACCGCATTATTGGAAAAAGAAAAATACCAAACCTGGTATACCAATACATCTAACTCGGGCCTTACCCCAAGCGATGTGTTAGGGTACCACAGCATTGGCGCGGGTATATTGCCTGTGGAAAGCAGCGACGACCGCGTTTACAATGCCGATGCGATAATGGGCCGTTTAAACTATACTTTGATGGGCCGTTACATGCTGACCGCTTCGGTACGTCGCGATGGCTTTTCGCCATTTGGCTTACAGTTCCCACGCTCTACCTATCCTACGGGAGCTGTAGCCTGGGTACTAAGCGACGAGAAGTTTATGAAGACCAAAACTTTCGACTGGTTAAACTATGCCAAATTGCGCGTAAGCTACGGTGTTAACGGTAACCGCCTGGCAACAGGTACTGCCGATCCATCGCTGGCCCTGGCCCTGATCAGCACTGCCAAATATCCAACCGTAAGCTCATCGGGTACGGTAACCAACAACGTATCGTTATATGCCAGCTCGCTGCAAAACCCTAACCTTAAATGGGAGCGCACCACAGGTATCAACCTTGGTTTAGACTGGTCTATCCTGCACGACCGTATTAACGGTAGCTTTGATGTTTACAACCGTAAAACTACCGACCTGATCGTTAACCGTACGTTATTGACTATACAGGGCTTTGGCGCCGGCGCCGGTTCGTTAACCAATATTGGCGAGGTTAATAATAAAGGCTTCGAGGTATCTGTTAATACCAAAAACATCAACAGCCGTAATTTCAACTGGACATCAAGCGCAACTTTCTTTGTTAACCGTAACAAGATCGTTCACCTGTATGGCCCGGCTACTACTACCGATGCAAGTGGGAATACTGTTACTAAAGAAAACGATGATACCGGCAATGGATGGTTCATTGGTCATGATATCAGCTCTGTATGGGATTATCGCATACTGGGCGTATGGCAGGCTAATGAAACTGCCGAAATGGCTAAATACGTAGGTGCTGGTTTACGCCCGGGCGACTTTAAGTTACAGGATGTGGACGGCGATTATAAATTTACCGATGCTGATAAGCAGTTCCTGGGCTCGCGTACGCCGCAGTTCAACTGGTCGCTACGTAACGATTTCAATTTCCTGAAAAACTTTGATTTTTCATTCCTGCTGGTATCGGCTATGGGACAGCTATCTACATTTAACGAGGCTAAAAACAACCCCGGGAGTGTAGGTTTCGCACGTCAAAGTTCGTACATCCTGCCTTACTGGACTGCCGATAACCCGATCAACGATTACGCCCGTCTTAACTCTGGTTCAAGTGGTACCACTATCAACGTGTTCCGCAAGTCGTCATTTGTAAGGGTTAATACGGTATCACTGGCTTATACTTTAGATAAGAAATTGGTACAGCGCTTAGGTATGCAAAGTGCAAGAGTGTTTGTTAACTCAAACAATGCTTACGTTTTAACAGGCTGGGAGTTCTGGGATCCGCAAAACTCGGGCCCTACACCACGTATCGTAACGGCTGGTATAAACGTGACTTTTTAA
- a CDS encoding RagB/SusD family nutrient uptake outer membrane protein, which yields MKKINKSIIAVLTLAAVIITDGCTKRSDLVPEAPSKFTPDVTLTTPAAFKSAVEYMNQNERIEFFGDSAPMLTEDIFSDVAVEGTTDKTTPAQDLNVRITPTANLNSDDYNKIGRYWEIWWNGIHYANTVISRIDNVKWPTTAARNAILSAAYFHRALRYYRLCNEFGDVPCVLSEEQSVNVGYFSTQRAVILKQMKTDLEFATANLTDNVDKGEVTKGAAYHLLTKINLALGLFDDAITSASAIINGGTYKLMTNRFGIVASNAAHNVIWDLHRPENKSLGSNTEALYNVIDRETLEGATANGSQVMRNCVPMWHNGTILTPTNKKPGVVDAVTAEFPLTYYYGRGIGRVRGTPYSTQYIWTDATDLRHAPGNWVNMTDLVYNNSAIKTSDPTWYGKKLQQYTAATVASVFLNGPRDTIRAWFGWPHYKIFINPGGVDILNATSDKWWSPPRGTNTDWYVFRVAETYLLRAEAYMWKGQAAQAMADLNVVRARAQAQLLTDASKVTMSTVLDERARELFFEEPRHAELARIAFIYAQTGIPSYTGKVYNTVTFSTSNFFYDRVIEKNDFYNRGVVTNSGNTFTISPYHVLWPIPQSEINLNINGHINQNKGYAGSETNIPALDHIVQ from the coding sequence ATGAAAAAGATAAACAAAAGTATCATAGCAGTGCTAACATTAGCGGCTGTTATTATTACCGATGGTTGTACAAAAAGGAGCGACCTGGTGCCCGAAGCACCATCGAAGTTTACGCCTGACGTAACGCTTACTACTCCGGCGGCATTTAAATCGGCGGTGGAATATATGAACCAAAACGAGCGTATCGAGTTTTTTGGCGATTCGGCGCCGATGCTTACCGAGGATATCTTCTCGGACGTAGCCGTTGAAGGTACTACCGATAAAACCACGCCCGCGCAGGATCTGAACGTGCGTATCACCCCAACTGCCAACTTAAACAGCGACGACTATAACAAGATAGGCCGCTACTGGGAAATTTGGTGGAATGGTATACATTATGCCAATACCGTTATCAGCCGTATTGATAATGTAAAATGGCCTACAACGGCAGCACGTAACGCTATACTTAGCGCGGCTTATTTTCACCGTGCGTTGCGTTACTACCGCTTATGTAACGAGTTTGGCGATGTACCTTGCGTGTTAAGCGAAGAGCAATCGGTTAATGTGGGTTATTTTTCAACCCAACGCGCGGTTATCTTAAAACAAATGAAAACCGACCTGGAATTTGCCACCGCCAACCTTACCGATAACGTAGATAAAGGCGAGGTAACTAAAGGTGCCGCTTATCACCTGCTGACCAAAATTAACCTGGCATTAGGTTTGTTTGATGATGCCATCACTTCAGCATCGGCAATTATTAACGGTGGTACTTATAAGCTGATGACCAACCGTTTTGGTATTGTGGCAAGCAATGCCGCCCACAACGTGATCTGGGATTTGCACAGGCCCGAAAATAAATCGCTGGGCAGCAATACAGAGGCTTTATACAACGTAATTGACCGTGAAACACTGGAAGGCGCTACCGCTAACGGTTCGCAGGTGATGCGTAACTGCGTGCCGATGTGGCATAATGGTACTATCCTTACCCCAACCAACAAAAAACCGGGTGTTGTAGACGCGGTTACCGCCGAGTTCCCATTAACTTATTACTACGGACGTGGTATTGGCCGTGTACGTGGTACCCCATACAGCACCCAATACATTTGGACTGATGCCACCGACTTGCGCCACGCGCCGGGTAACTGGGTAAACATGACCGACCTTGTTTATAACAACTCGGCCATTAAAACTTCCGACCCTACCTGGTATGGTAAAAAACTGCAGCAATACACTGCCGCTACTGTTGCCAGCGTGTTCCTGAATGGCCCGCGTGATACCATCCGCGCATGGTTTGGCTGGCCGCACTACAAAATATTCATTAACCCGGGTGGTGTTGATATCCTAAACGCGACATCGGACAAATGGTGGAGCCCGCCGCGCGGTACCAATACCGACTGGTATGTGTTCCGTGTAGCTGAAACTTACCTGCTGCGTGCCGAAGCTTACATGTGGAAGGGGCAAGCCGCGCAAGCCATGGCCGACCTGAACGTGGTACGCGCCCGTGCTCAGGCACAATTATTAACCGATGCCAGTAAAGTAACCATGAGCACTGTACTTGACGAGCGTGCACGCGAGCTATTCTTTGAAGAGCCACGCCATGCCGAGCTTGCCCGTATAGCGTTCATTTATGCGCAAACCGGCATCCCATCGTACACCGGTAAGGTTTACAACACGGTTACGTTCTCTACCAGCAACTTCTTTTACGACCGTGTTATCGAAAAGAATGATTTTTATAACCGTGGTGTAGTAACCAACTCGGGTAATACGTTTACTATTTCGCCTTATCACGTATTGTGGCCAATACCACAAAGCGAGATCAACCTGAATATTAACGGGCATATTAATCAAAATAAAGGTTACGCGGGTTCTGAAACTAATATCCCCGCACTTGATCACATTGTACAATAG
- a CDS encoding helix-turn-helix domain-containing protein yields MEIKLIKTAEDYQQALGRLEVIFDALPGTKEGDELEVLGVLIDNYESITFPIDYPDPIEAIKFRMEQLNYNQNDLANVIGLKSRVSEILNKKRKLSIGMIRKLHEVLSIPTDVLIQEY; encoded by the coding sequence ATGGAAATTAAATTGATAAAAACAGCCGAAGACTATCAACAGGCCTTGGGCAGGCTTGAGGTTATATTTGATGCATTACCGGGAACAAAAGAAGGTGATGAACTGGAAGTGTTGGGAGTTTTAATAGACAATTACGAAAGCATCACGTTCCCGATCGATTACCCCGATCCGATCGAGGCGATTAAGTTTCGGATGGAACAGCTTAATTATAACCAAAACGACCTGGCAAATGTAATTGGTTTAAAAAGTCGTGTTAGCGAAATATTGAACAAAAAAAGAAAATTAAGTATCGGTATGATCCGTAAATTACATGAGGTATTAAGCATCCCTACAGATGTACTTATACAGGAATATTAA
- a CDS encoding LysR family transcriptional regulator translates to MISFAHRVFMEVAANMSFSKAAQVLFVTQPAISKHIKGLEDQYKVAFFERKGNSIMLTEPGKKLNEYLLQATEIERKIEYDLSILSNVSNAAGHLRLGASTTIALYILPSILSGFQKEYANVDVQLVNRNSEYILNALLNHEVDIGIIEVDNKLTTVSYRPFMSDEVIPVCSAKSPLAGKSLTLKQLTKTPVALRERGSGTLNALLKSLATHHIKPADLSVKIRLGGTEALKNFLLADDCLGFMPRPSIVRQLAEGDLVEVPVEGLKITRDFFFIRRKGTEDYGLTSNFISHALRYV, encoded by the coding sequence ATGATATCATTCGCGCATCGCGTTTTTATGGAAGTAGCCGCCAACATGAGCTTTAGTAAAGCGGCACAAGTACTGTTTGTAACCCAACCAGCCATCAGCAAGCACATTAAGGGGCTGGAAGATCAATATAAAGTAGCCTTTTTCGAACGTAAGGGTAACAGCATTATGCTTACCGAGCCCGGCAAAAAACTAAACGAATACCTGCTGCAGGCTACCGAGATAGAACGCAAGATAGAATACGACCTGTCCATACTCAGCAACGTAAGCAATGCCGCCGGGCATCTGCGCCTGGGCGCCAGTACCACTATAGCGCTATATATCCTGCCATCCATTCTTTCGGGATTTCAAAAAGAGTATGCCAATGTGGATGTGCAACTGGTAAACCGAAACTCGGAATATATCCTGAACGCCCTGTTGAACCACGAGGTAGATATCGGCATTATCGAAGTTGATAATAAACTCACCACGGTAAGTTACCGGCCCTTTATGAGCGACGAGGTGATCCCTGTATGTTCAGCTAAAAGTCCGCTGGCCGGTAAATCGCTTACCTTAAAGCAACTTACCAAAACGCCGGTAGCCCTGCGCGAGCGTGGGTCGGGCACGCTAAATGCTTTGCTTAAATCATTGGCTACACATCATATTAAACCCGCTGATTTATCCGTAAAGATCCGCCTGGGCGGTACCGAGGCATTGAAAAACTTTTTGTTGGCTGATGACTGCCTTGGCTTTATGCCACGCCCATCTATTGTACGCCAACTGGCCGAGGGTGACCTGGTAGAAGTACCCGTAGAAGGCCTTAAGATCACCCGCGATTTCTTCTTCATCCGCCGCAAAGGCACCGAAGATTATGGCCTTACCAGTAATTTTATTTCGCACGCGCTGAGGTACGTGTAA
- a CDS encoding aspartate-semialdehyde dehydrogenase: protein MKVAVVGATGLVGTKMLQVLAERNFPVTELILVASEKSIGKEVTFKGKQYKIVSAADAIKQKPDVAIFSAGGNTSLEQAPLFAEAGITVIDNSSAWRMDPTKKLIVPEVNADVLTAEDKIIANPNCSTIQMVVALKPLHDKYQIKRVVVSTYQSVTGTGVKAVEQLMNERKGVDGAMAYPYKIDLNVLPHIDVFTENGYTKEEMKMIKETKKIMGDDSIRVTATTVRIPVMGGHSESLNVEFANDFDLAEVRELLSNAPGVVVTDDVANLKYPMPLDAHDKDDVFVGRIRRDESQPNTLNCWVVSDNLRKGAATNAVQIAEYLASKNLIGQAVEA, encoded by the coding sequence ATGAAAGTCGCAGTAGTAGGTGCTACCGGATTGGTAGGCACTAAAATGTTGCAGGTTCTGGCAGAACGCAACTTCCCCGTAACAGAATTGATCCTCGTTGCATCCGAAAAAAGTATTGGTAAAGAAGTTACTTTTAAGGGTAAGCAATACAAGATAGTTTCTGCCGCGGATGCGATAAAACAGAAGCCCGATGTGGCCATCTTCTCGGCCGGGGGCAACACTTCGTTAGAGCAGGCTCCGTTATTTGCCGAGGCCGGCATCACCGTTATCGATAACTCATCGGCCTGGCGTATGGACCCTACCAAAAAACTGATTGTGCCCGAAGTTAATGCCGATGTATTAACTGCCGAAGATAAGATCATCGCCAACCCTAACTGCTCTACCATCCAGATGGTAGTGGCCCTGAAACCCCTGCACGATAAATACCAGATCAAGCGCGTGGTGGTATCTACCTATCAATCGGTAACAGGTACCGGCGTTAAAGCGGTTGAGCAATTAATGAACGAACGCAAAGGCGTGGATGGCGCTATGGCTTATCCATACAAAATAGATCTGAACGTATTACCTCACATCGACGTGTTTACCGAGAACGGTTATACCAAAGAGGAGATGAAGATGATCAAAGAGACCAAAAAAATTATGGGCGACGACAGCATCCGTGTTACGGCTACTACCGTGCGGATCCCGGTAATGGGCGGTCACTCTGAATCGCTGAATGTGGAGTTCGCCAACGATTTTGACCTGGCTGAAGTTCGCGAGTTATTAAGCAATGCCCCCGGCGTTGTAGTGACCGACGACGTTGCCAACCTGAAATACCCGATGCCGCTTGACGCGCACGATAAGGACGATGTTTTTGTCGGCCGTATCCGCCGCGATGAAAGCCAGCCGAACACGCTGAACTGCTGGGTAGTGTCTGATAACCTGCGCAAAGGCGCGGCTACTAATGCTGTACAGATCGCGGAATACCTGGCATCTAAGAATTTGATCGGGCAGGCTGTGGAGGCGTAA